GTATAAGTACCAACGTGGAACGAATACCATTCAGGGCATTTCCTTTGGCAAGGATGGAATAGTTTTAAAAGGTTCTGCTATTGACCGGTCACTCAGTTATGCATGCTTAAATAAACAATTGTTGCAGAACCGAATTCGGCTGAACGCTTACCCTCATTCAAAACAAGCTTCTTTAAGGTTAAAGAATGAACCTGCAATGAGTGATAATTCACATCAGTGGAAATCCCCCCAAAGTGAAAACCTACTGGAAGTACTGCTAAAACCCGAACATTCCAGTTATAATGCTGTATCTGATTTTGAATGGCAGTTTAAACGAAAAAAGAAGAAAAAGAAGAAACGGCAAAGCTTATAATAATTTTACACCTACCAATGTTGTCAAAATCCATATAGTAAATAATCCATACCGCTTCGTTGGGCGATACAAACCTGGATCTACGCCTGTTCATCGGCCAAGCAATCATTATTCGATATTCTCAGCGAAGAATACGATTGCAAGCCCAGAACGCTTGAAAATCGTATCAAACAAATCATGCAAATTCCAATTACCATTATCGATGCAAACAGGGTGCTTTTACCGACTTTGCAAAGACCACGGAAAAGGCGGAATAAAACACTTTCTAAGTAGTTAAAAATTAACTATTTAAACGCTTGAAACTTTGCAACAGCATATATAGGGTTTTGCAAACTTGCAAACTCGCTCAATTTTGTGTTGCCCAATTTACACCTTATCTCCCTATTCTGCTTTTTACCAAAAAATGAAAAAAATAAGATTATTTTAACCAATAGTTAATTAGTATATTTTTACATTTGCAGCGCAACAAACAACAGACACCAATACCAAGAATTATAAAAAAAGATATTTAAGAAACAGCTGTAGTGTAATTTGGAATAACACGCCTTACTGTTAGTTTGGTAATCCTGGTTCGATTCCAGGCAGTTGAGGGCGAAATAAATAAGTTCTCTCTCAACTGCCTTTACCGCATTTATTTTATGGTACTAACACCAACAAATGAACAACAATTTCATCGTGATTTCAGTAAAAATGTAGCTTCTATGGAAGCGACACGAAGAAAAGTGAATTCTCAAATCAACGATTCATTAAGACGAGACGATGAATTTTCTTTGAAAATATACACAAACCTTTATTTATTGGTTTATAGTGCGTGGACAGAGGCTTCATTAATTAAATTAGTGCATACCCCATTCGGCTTTACAATAGAAGAAAAGAAAAAAATACTTAAAGACAAGGATATAATTAATAAGTGGAAAAAATGCGTTAATACTGCTTTTAGTAAATTCCGTAATAACGGTTCAGAAATACCCAATAAGAAAAAGAAAATACACAAGTTAATTGATGACTATCTAAAAACTCAAGCTCAAATTAGAAACAAAATAGCTCATGGTCAATGGGAATTTCCCTTACACAAAAACAATATTACACACGACAATGAAGCACAAACATTGATGAATTTAATTGATGTAATGCAAATAGACATTTGGTTTGAAGTGTTTAAGGAAATAATTGAAATTGTAAGAGGGCTTATTGATGCAAGACCCAAAAACAATCATATCGCCCATTATAATTATTACTTTACACGTCTTACTAATATTCAGGCAATAATTGATGAAAGAAAAACCTGGACACTTGCTGACAAAAAGAAACGGCTAAAACTAAAACCAAGAAGAATTGGTAACTAATACTAAACTTCATCTCTTATAACCCCCCGGAGAATTTTCAACCAATTCTCTGGGGATTTTTGTTAAATAAGAGTAAGAGGGCGATAAATGCTCCATGACTTACTATAACTTTTCCTCCAGCTTAAAGAATTCAAGTAGTTGATGCTGTGTGAATTCCATTTTTGCAATTATCAACTATGAAATAAGCTATAAATACCAGTACAGTTTCTACATTTTTGTTATTTTGCGACTTGGAAAAAAATAAAAACGCTGCCATTTTAACCATTTTACCTGATAAGCTGCAATTGTTTTGAAAATGACAACAATAGTCAATGAATCCCAAATAGAATATGGCTTCGTCGGAAAACTAACCGATCTTAAATATACCCACCGGCCGGATATACGAGATCGTCACTCGCTGGAGCTAAACTTCCGAAACAAATTCGAAGCACTGAATCGAGTCCGTCTTTCAGACACCGAATTTGCCCGCCTCCGGGATGATATCATTACAGCCGACGTGTTTCAAGCGTCAAAAACCCTGCGCCAGCGCAACACTTTTATTCGTGAAGATGGAACGCCTTTACATTATTCGTTGGTAAATATTACCGACTGGTGCAAAAACGAGTTTGAGGTGATCAACCAGTTGCGGATGAATACTGAAAACAGTAGTCATCGATACGACGCTATATTGTTGATAAATGGCGTTCCTGTGGTGCAGATTGAATTGAAGACCTTACAGATCAGTCCGCGCCGTGCCATGCAGCAGATTGTGGATTATAAAAATGATCCGGGCAATGGCTATACCAATTCATTACTTTGTTTCATGCAGTTGTTTATTGTGAGCAACCGAAGCAACACTTATTACTTTGCCAACAACCGCAACCAACATTTTAATTTCAATGCCGACGAACAATTCCTGCCGGTGTACAAATGGGCAAAGGAAGACAATAAGAAAGTAGACAACCTATATGATTTTGCCGAGAAATTTCTGGCCAAATGCACACTGGGAGAAATGATCAGCCGCTATATGGTGCTGGTGGAAAGTGAGCAAAAACTATTAGTGATGCGGCCCTACCAGATCTATGCGGTAAAAGCCATCGTGGAGTGTATCCATCAAAACAGGGGCAATGGTTATATCTGGCATACAACGGGTAGTGGTAAAACATTGACCTCATTCAAAGCATCTACATTATTAAAAGACAACCCGGATATTGAAAAATGTTTGTTTGTAGTGGATCGTAAAGACCTTGACAGGCAAACCCGTGAGGAGTTCAACAAGTTCCAGGATGGATGTGTGGAAGAGAACACCAATACCGAAACGCTGGTTCGTCGTATGCTGTCGGAAGATTATGCCGATAAGGTAATCGTTACTACCATTCAAAAATTAGGGCTGGCACTGGACCCCAATCATAAGCAGAAGTTTAAGGAGCGCTTGCAACCGCTGAGTGATAAAAGACTGGTCATTATTTTCGACGAATGCCATCGCTCACAGTTTGGCGAAAACCACCAGACCATCAAGGAATTTTTTCCAAAGGCACAGCTCTTTGGCTTTACAGGTACTCCCATTTTTGAAGCCAATGCATCATACCAGCAGATACAGGACACAATCGGTTCTTACAAAACCACCGAAGATATTTTTCAAAAACTGCTGCACGCTTACACCATCACCCACGCTATTGAAGACCGCAATGTATTGCAGTTTCATATCGATTACTTTAAAGGTGAAGGCGAATATAAGGCAAAGTCCGGCGAGGCCATTGCACAGCAAGCCGTAGCAGAAGCCATACTGACCAAACACGGTGCGGCTACCAATGAACGCCGCTTCAATGCTATACTGGCGACAGCTTCCATCAATGAGGCCATTGCGTATTATAACTTGTTTAAAGATATTCAGGCAAAAAATAAGGCGATAGATGAAAACTTCCATCCGCTGAATATTGCCTGCGTGTTCTCACCTCCTGCCGATGGCAATAAAGACGTGCAACAACTGCAAGAAGATCTACAACAGGAAAAGGCCGACAATAAAGTGGCGCCGGAGGAAAAGAAGATTGCTTTAAAAGCCATCATCAGCGATTATAACAAACAATTTGGAACCAATCATACTATTGGCGAGTTCGACCAGTATTACCAGGATGTACAGCAACGCATTAAAGACCATAAGTACAGCAATGCCGATTACGCGGCAAAAAATAAAATTGACATGGTGATTGTGGTGGATATGCTGCTTACTGGTTTTGACAGCAAATACCTGAACACATTGTATGTAGATAAAAACCTGAAGTATCACGGATTGATACAGGCATTTAGCCGTACCAACCGTATTTTGAACGACAGCAAACCTTATGGCAACGTGCTGGACTTTCGCCAACAGCAGGCAGATGTAGATGAAGCCATCGGCCTATTCTCCGGCGAACAGAAAGAACATGCACGGGAAATATGGCTGGTAGAACCTGCACCGGTGGTGATTGGCAAATATGAAAAAGCTGTGGAGGCATTGGAACAATTCATGCAATTGCAGGGATTGGAAAATAAGCCCGAAGAGGTAAATAATCTTAAAGGTGATATAGCCCGTACCGAATTCATCAATCATTTTAAGGAAGTGCAGCGGCTGAAAACGCAGCTCGACCAGTACACCGACCTGGCGCCTGAACAGATATCGCAGATAGATGCCCTATTGCCGCCTGAAGAACTGCGTTCGTTTAAAGGGGCTTACCTGGAAACGGCCAAACGCCTGAAAGATATTCAGGAAAAAAGCGAGGATGCTGACCCGGTGGTGCAGCAACTGGATTTCGAATTTGTGCTCTTTGCTTCTGCCACTATCGACTACGATTACATTATGGGCCTTATAGCCCGCTACACGCAGCGACCGCCAAACAAACAAAAAATGACCAAGGAGCAGCTTATTAACCTGCTCAACTCCAGCGCCAACCTGATGGACGAGCGGGACGATATTGTGGGCTACATCAACAGCCTGGAAGTGGGCAAAGGGTTGAGTGAAACAGAAATACGGGATGGCTATGAAAATTTTAAAGAGGAAAAAAGTGCAGCGGAACTGGCAGCCATTGCACAAAAGCATGGGCTGGACATAAAATCCTTAAAAACATTTGTAAACAACATCATCAGCCGGATGATTTTTGACGGGGAACAACTAAACGACCTCCTGGCACCACTGGAGCTGGGCTGGAAGGACCGCAGCAAAAAAGAACTGGCCTTGATGGAAGACTTAATACCACAATTAAAAAAATTAGCCCAAGGGCATGAAATATCCGGATTGAATGCTTATGAGTAAAGAAACAATAAACGCAATGGTGCCGAAGTTGAGGTTTCCGGAATTTAAAGAAGAAGGCTGTAATATCGAGTCTTTTGGAGAACTGTATACATTTAAGGTTACAAACTCATTTTCGAGAGATAACCTAAACTATGAATCGGGCAAAGTTAAAAACATTCACTATGGTGATATTCACACGAAGTTCTCAACACTATTTGATATAACGAAAGAAAAAGTTCCGTTTATCAATCCTTCTATATCAATTGAAAAAATCCAAGAAGAGAACTACTGTATTGAAGGTGATATAATTTTTGCAGATGCATCAGAAGATTTACAAGATGTCGGAAAAAGCATTGAAATAGTAAACCTAAACAATGAAAAATTATTGTCTGGTTTACATACTTTGTTAGCAAGACAGAAGGAGCCAAAGTTAATAGTTGGTTTTGGCGGGCATCTGTTCAGGTCTGGTGCTGTACGAGCACAAATTCAAAGAGAAGCACAAGGAGCAAAAGTTTTAGGTATATCTGGAACAAGGTTATCCAATATTAAAATTGGTTATCCTAACAACAAGCTTGAACAACAAAAAATCCGCGATTGCCTTTCTTCTTTAGATCAATTATTATCTGCCGAAAGCCAAAAACTGGATGTACTCAAAGCCCATAAAAAAGGGCTGATGCAACAGCTATTCCCAGCCGAAGGCGAAACTGTACCCAAGTTTCGATTTCCTGAGTTTAAAGATAATGGGGATTGGGAGGAGACGACACTAAGCCAGGTTGCAAACTATGAAAATGGGAAAGCTCACGAGCAAGATATCGTAGAAACAGGCGATTATGTTGTTGTAAACTCTAAGTTCATTTCATCCGATGGTGAGGAAAGAAAATTTACAAATACAGCTTTTTGCCTGGCACGAAAAGGCGATATTTTAATGGTGCTCAGTGATGTTCCCAATGGCAAGGCGATAGCAAAATGTTTTCTTTTAGATGCTGATGAACTTTATACAGTTAATCAAAGAATTTGTCGAATAATACCATTTAATGTCAACAATGTCCTCTTGTATTACATATTAAACAGAAATCCTCATTTTTTGGCATTTGATGATGGTGTTAAGCAAACTAATCTTCGAAAAGAAGATGTTTTAAACTGCCCAATGTTAATACCTAAAGACCCAATCGAACAACAAAAAATCGCCGAATGCCTTGCCGCCCTGGATGCGCTCATCACGGCACAGGCAGAACAAATAGGGCAGCTTAAGCAGCATAAAAAAGGGCTGATGCAGCAACTTTTCCCAAACCTTAATGATATTAATAATGGCTAATCAATTACCACCTTTTGCTGATATGTCAGCAGTTGTTGCCCACCTTCGTTCTATAAACAAAAAGAATACTTTGCTATACGCTTATAATGGTATTGGAAAAACTCGCTTGTCAATGGCGTTTCAGGATGCCGGTAAAAACGGTACAGAACGAGACACATTATACTTTAATGCCTTTACTGAAGACTTATTCTCGTGGGACAACGACTTGGAGAATGATTCTCAGCGG
Above is a window of Solitalea lacus DNA encoding:
- a CDS encoding type I restriction endonuclease subunit R; translated protein: MTTIVNESQIEYGFVGKLTDLKYTHRPDIRDRHSLELNFRNKFEALNRVRLSDTEFARLRDDIITADVFQASKTLRQRNTFIREDGTPLHYSLVNITDWCKNEFEVINQLRMNTENSSHRYDAILLINGVPVVQIELKTLQISPRRAMQQIVDYKNDPGNGYTNSLLCFMQLFIVSNRSNTYYFANNRNQHFNFNADEQFLPVYKWAKEDNKKVDNLYDFAEKFLAKCTLGEMISRYMVLVESEQKLLVMRPYQIYAVKAIVECIHQNRGNGYIWHTTGSGKTLTSFKASTLLKDNPDIEKCLFVVDRKDLDRQTREEFNKFQDGCVEENTNTETLVRRMLSEDYADKVIVTTIQKLGLALDPNHKQKFKERLQPLSDKRLVIIFDECHRSQFGENHQTIKEFFPKAQLFGFTGTPIFEANASYQQIQDTIGSYKTTEDIFQKLLHAYTITHAIEDRNVLQFHIDYFKGEGEYKAKSGEAIAQQAVAEAILTKHGAATNERRFNAILATASINEAIAYYNLFKDIQAKNKAIDENFHPLNIACVFSPPADGNKDVQQLQEDLQQEKADNKVAPEEKKIALKAIISDYNKQFGTNHTIGEFDQYYQDVQQRIKDHKYSNADYAAKNKIDMVIVVDMLLTGFDSKYLNTLYVDKNLKYHGLIQAFSRTNRILNDSKPYGNVLDFRQQQADVDEAIGLFSGEQKEHAREIWLVEPAPVVIGKYEKAVEALEQFMQLQGLENKPEEVNNLKGDIARTEFINHFKEVQRLKTQLDQYTDLAPEQISQIDALLPPEELRSFKGAYLETAKRLKDIQEKSEDADPVVQQLDFEFVLFASATIDYDYIMGLIARYTQRPPNKQKMTKEQLINLLNSSANLMDERDDIVGYINSLEVGKGLSETEIRDGYENFKEEKSAAELAAIAQKHGLDIKSLKTFVNNIISRMIFDGEQLNDLLAPLELGWKDRSKKELALMEDLIPQLKKLAQGHEISGLNAYE
- a CDS encoding restriction endonuclease subunit S codes for the protein MSKETINAMVPKLRFPEFKEEGCNIESFGELYTFKVTNSFSRDNLNYESGKVKNIHYGDIHTKFSTLFDITKEKVPFINPSISIEKIQEENYCIEGDIIFADASEDLQDVGKSIEIVNLNNEKLLSGLHTLLARQKEPKLIVGFGGHLFRSGAVRAQIQREAQGAKVLGISGTRLSNIKIGYPNNKLEQQKIRDCLSSLDQLLSAESQKLDVLKAHKKGLMQQLFPAEGETVPKFRFPEFKDNGDWEETTLSQVANYENGKAHEQDIVETGDYVVVNSKFISSDGEERKFTNTAFCLARKGDILMVLSDVPNGKAIAKCFLLDADELYTVNQRICRIIPFNVNNVLLYYILNRNPHFLAFDDGVKQTNLRKEDVLNCPMLIPKDPIEQQKIAECLAALDALITAQAEQIGQLKQHKKGLMQQLFPNLNDINNG